A stretch of the Cellulomonas sp. WB94 genome encodes the following:
- a CDS encoding baseplate J/gp47 family protein, with translation MNVDTVTLVHRPFGELVEDILTSVVGGVVNEPIRFDLKVLTYALAEPSSGVRSITGVVPGGKPRTFLPAIDYAFTGTATNTVAWLEDGTKPDDNTTFFVDYFRVDSRSPLSDINVGSVTRTLTEAVGREIATVYDQINLAYESAFVDTATGTSLDHTVAILDVFRKTAEFAEGLVTFFRSAGVDGNITIPAGTRLASTGGKVVFASTQPRTLQRGQVRIDVPVRADVGFAGEAGLVPAGAITEMSQPVAGIDHVTNLDPTQRAAADETDDELRLRAKAALRSLGKATIAALDRAIRESRGTPIEFYDPGSPLAKRSEPGTVTVVVEAEPERLGSIVDAVHATRAAGVVATVVARYVFITPRVTATITPGLSAPGQAQVQSDVVAALQHYVDGLTRGEPADGAAMLTAIRNVDDVTAATVVDVVVARADLAGPDGDAGLVDALVQAATLAAAGDAAALRDALAGAVAAAGTHAPTSAHVPDRSLLQSTVPARAGQPATDDEIEAGTFQVSATVAGEPWWIALEMVPGDVHVEAPGA, from the coding sequence GTGAACGTCGACACCGTCACCCTCGTCCACCGCCCCTTCGGGGAGCTCGTCGAGGACATCCTCACGTCGGTCGTCGGCGGCGTCGTCAACGAGCCGATCCGGTTCGACCTCAAGGTGCTCACGTACGCGCTCGCCGAGCCGTCGTCGGGCGTGCGCAGCATCACCGGCGTCGTGCCCGGAGGCAAGCCGCGCACCTTCCTCCCGGCGATCGACTACGCGTTCACGGGCACCGCGACGAACACGGTGGCCTGGCTCGAGGACGGCACGAAGCCCGACGACAACACGACGTTCTTCGTCGACTACTTCCGGGTCGACAGCCGTTCGCCGCTCTCGGACATCAACGTCGGCAGCGTGACCCGCACGCTCACCGAGGCGGTCGGGCGCGAGATCGCGACGGTCTACGACCAGATCAACCTCGCCTACGAGTCGGCGTTCGTGGACACCGCGACGGGCACCTCGCTCGACCACACCGTGGCGATCCTCGACGTGTTCCGCAAGACGGCCGAGTTCGCCGAGGGGCTGGTGACGTTCTTCCGTAGCGCCGGGGTGGACGGCAACATCACGATCCCCGCGGGGACCCGGCTGGCCTCGACGGGCGGCAAGGTCGTGTTCGCCTCGACGCAGCCGCGCACGCTCCAGCGCGGCCAGGTGCGCATCGACGTGCCTGTGCGCGCCGACGTGGGCTTCGCCGGCGAGGCCGGTCTGGTCCCGGCCGGTGCGATCACGGAGATGTCCCAGCCGGTCGCGGGGATCGACCACGTGACGAACCTCGACCCGACGCAGCGCGCGGCGGCCGACGAGACCGACGACGAGCTGCGCCTGCGCGCGAAGGCCGCGCTGCGCTCGCTCGGCAAGGCCACGATCGCGGCCCTCGACCGCGCCATCCGGGAGAGCCGGGGAACCCCGATCGAGTTCTACGACCCGGGCTCCCCGCTGGCGAAGCGCTCCGAGCCGGGCACGGTGACCGTCGTCGTCGAGGCGGAGCCCGAGCGGCTCGGGAGCATCGTCGACGCGGTGCACGCGACACGCGCCGCCGGGGTCGTGGCGACGGTCGTGGCCCGGTACGTGTTCATCACCCCGCGTGTCACCGCGACGATCACGCCCGGGCTGTCGGCGCCGGGCCAGGCGCAGGTGCAGTCCGACGTCGTCGCGGCGCTGCAGCACTACGTCGACGGCCTCACGCGCGGCGAACCGGCCGACGGTGCCGCGATGCTGACCGCGATCCGCAACGTCGACGACGTCACGGCCGCGACGGTGGTCGACGTCGTCGTCGCGCGCGCGGACCTCGCCGGTCCGGACGGGGACGCGGGCCTCGTCGACGCGCTCGTGCAGGCCGCGACCCTGGCCGCCGCGGGGGACGCCGCGGCGCTGCGGGACGCGCTCGCCGGTGCGGTCGCCGCCGCGGGGACGCACGCGCCGACGAGCGCGCACGTGCCCGACCGCTCGCTGCTGCAGTCGACGGTCCCGGCGCGCGCGGGGCAGCCCGCGACCGACGACGAGATCGAGGCCGGCACGTTCCAGGTCTCCGCGACGGTCGCCGGCGAGCCGTGGTGGATCGCGCTCGAGATGGTGCCGGGCGACGTGCACGTGGAGGCGCCCGGTGCCTAA